One Symphalangus syndactylus isolate Jambi chromosome 10, NHGRI_mSymSyn1-v2.1_pri, whole genome shotgun sequence genomic region harbors:
- the NPM2 gene encoding nucleoplasmin-2 isoform X1, giving the protein MRALTALQVPGHPASPPGAMNLSSASSTEEKAVTTVLWGCELSQERRTWTFRPQREGKQSCRLLLHTICLGEKAKEEMHRVEILPPANQEDKKTQPVTIASLQASVLPMVTMVGVQLSPPVTFQLRAGSGPVFLSGQERYEASDLTWEEEEEEEEEGEEEEEEEEDDEDEDADVSLEEESPVKQVKRLVPQKQTSVAKKKKLEKEQEEIRHTGMEVLEGGITFLEEHYNVLILGPNSTEGNSFHRIPSKIQGKLSALRCFSWPGAVAHACNPSTLGGQGRRIT; this is encoded by the exons ATGCGCGCGTTaacagccctccag GTGCCCGGCCACCCCGCGTCTCCGCCGGGAGCCATGAATCTCAGTAGCGCCAGTAGCACGGAGGAAAAGGCAGTGACGACCGTGCTCTGGG GCTGCGAGCTCAGTCAAGAGAGGCGGACTTGGACCTTCAGACCCCAGCGGGAGGGGAAGCAGAGCTGCAGGCTGTTGCTTCATACG ATTTGCTTGGGGGAGAAAGCCAAAGAGGAGATGCATCGCGTGGAGATCCTGCCCCCAGCAAACCAGGAGGACAAGAAGACGCAGCCGGTCACCATTGCCTCGCTCCAGGCCTCAGTCCTCCCCATG GTCACCATGGTAGGGGTGCAGCTTTCTCCCCCAGTTACTTTCCAGCTCCGGGCTGGCTCAGGACCCGTGTTCCTCAGTGGCCAGGAACGTTATG AAGCATCAGACctaacctgggaggaggaggaggaggaggaagaagaaggggaggaagaggaagaggaggaggaagacgatGAGGATGAGGATGCAGATGTATCTCTGGAGGAGGAAAGCCCCGTCAAACAAGTCAAAAGGCTGGTGCCCCAGAAGCAGACGAGCGTGGCTAAG aaaaaaaagctggaaaaagAACAAGAGGAAATAAG GCACACGGGTATGGAAGTGCTGGAGGGTGGCATCACCTTTCTGGAAGAGCATTACAACGTTCTTATCTTGGGACCTAATTCCACTGAAGGCAATTCCTTCCACAGAATTCCATCCAAAATTCAGGGGAAATTATCTGCACTAAGATGCTTctcatggccaggtgcggtggctcatgcctgtaatcccagcactttgggaggccaaggcaggcggatcacttga
- the NPM2 gene encoding nucleoplasmin-2 isoform X5, giving the protein MRALTALQVPGHPASPPGAMNLSSASSTEEKAVTTVLWGCELSQERRTWTFRPQREGKQSCRLLLHTICLGEKAKEEMHRVEILPPANQEDKKTQPVTIASLQASVLPMVTMVGVQLSPPVTFQLRAGSGPVFLSGQERYEASDLTWEEEEEEEEEGEEEEEEEEDDEDEDADVSLEEESPVKQVKRKKSWKKNKRK; this is encoded by the exons ATGCGCGCGTTaacagccctccag GTGCCCGGCCACCCCGCGTCTCCGCCGGGAGCCATGAATCTCAGTAGCGCCAGTAGCACGGAGGAAAAGGCAGTGACGACCGTGCTCTGGG GCTGCGAGCTCAGTCAAGAGAGGCGGACTTGGACCTTCAGACCCCAGCGGGAGGGGAAGCAGAGCTGCAGGCTGTTGCTTCATACG ATTTGCTTGGGGGAGAAAGCCAAAGAGGAGATGCATCGCGTGGAGATCCTGCCCCCAGCAAACCAGGAGGACAAGAAGACGCAGCCGGTCACCATTGCCTCGCTCCAGGCCTCAGTCCTCCCCATG GTCACCATGGTAGGGGTGCAGCTTTCTCCCCCAGTTACTTTCCAGCTCCGGGCTGGCTCAGGACCCGTGTTCCTCAGTGGCCAGGAACGTTATG AAGCATCAGACctaacctgggaggaggaggaggaggaggaagaagaaggggaggaagaggaagaggaggaggaagacgatGAGGATGAGGATGCAGATGTATCTCTGGAGGAGGAAAGCCCCGTCAAACAAGTCAAAAG aaaaaaaagctggaaaaagAACAAGAGGAAATAA
- the NPM2 gene encoding nucleoplasmin-2 isoform X3: MRALTALQVPGHPASPPGAMNLSSASSTEEKAVTTVLWGCELSQERRTWTFRPQREGKQSCRLLLHTICLGEKAKEEMHRVEILPPANQEDKKTQPVTIASLQASVLPMVTMVGVQLSPPVTFQLRAGSGPVFLSGQERYEASDLTWEEEEEEEEEGEEEEEEEEDDEDEDADVSLEEESPVKQVKRLVPQKQTSVAKKKKLEKEQEEIRASVRDKSPAKKAKATARAKKPGFKK; this comes from the exons ATGCGCGCGTTaacagccctccag GTGCCCGGCCACCCCGCGTCTCCGCCGGGAGCCATGAATCTCAGTAGCGCCAGTAGCACGGAGGAAAAGGCAGTGACGACCGTGCTCTGGG GCTGCGAGCTCAGTCAAGAGAGGCGGACTTGGACCTTCAGACCCCAGCGGGAGGGGAAGCAGAGCTGCAGGCTGTTGCTTCATACG ATTTGCTTGGGGGAGAAAGCCAAAGAGGAGATGCATCGCGTGGAGATCCTGCCCCCAGCAAACCAGGAGGACAAGAAGACGCAGCCGGTCACCATTGCCTCGCTCCAGGCCTCAGTCCTCCCCATG GTCACCATGGTAGGGGTGCAGCTTTCTCCCCCAGTTACTTTCCAGCTCCGGGCTGGCTCAGGACCCGTGTTCCTCAGTGGCCAGGAACGTTATG AAGCATCAGACctaacctgggaggaggaggaggaggaggaagaagaaggggaggaagaggaagaggaggaggaagacgatGAGGATGAGGATGCAGATGTATCTCTGGAGGAGGAAAGCCCCGTCAAACAAGTCAAAAGGCTGGTGCCCCAGAAGCAGACGAGCGTGGCTAAG aaaaaaaagctggaaaaagAACAAGAGGAAATAAG AGCCAGCGTTAGAGACAAGAGCCCTGCGAAAAAG GCCAAAGCCACAGCCAGAGCCAAGAAGCCAGGATTCAAGAAATGA
- the NPM2 gene encoding nucleoplasmin-2 isoform X2, with protein sequence MNLSSASSTEEKAVTTVLWGCELSQERRTWTFRPQREGKQSCRLLLHTICLGEKAKEEMHRVEILPPANQEDKKTQPVTIASLQASVLPMVTMVGVQLSPPVTFQLRAGSGPVFLSGQERYEASDLTWEEEEEEEEEGEEEEEEEEDDEDEDADVSLEEESPVKQVKRLVPQKQTSVAKKKKLEKEQEEIRHTGMEVLEGGITFLEEHYNVLILGPNSTEGNSFHRIPSKIQGKLSALRCFSWPGAVAHACNPSTLGGQGRRIT encoded by the exons ATGAATCTCAGTAGCGCCAGTAGCACGGAGGAAAAGGCAGTGACGACCGTGCTCTGGG GCTGCGAGCTCAGTCAAGAGAGGCGGACTTGGACCTTCAGACCCCAGCGGGAGGGGAAGCAGAGCTGCAGGCTGTTGCTTCATACG ATTTGCTTGGGGGAGAAAGCCAAAGAGGAGATGCATCGCGTGGAGATCCTGCCCCCAGCAAACCAGGAGGACAAGAAGACGCAGCCGGTCACCATTGCCTCGCTCCAGGCCTCAGTCCTCCCCATG GTCACCATGGTAGGGGTGCAGCTTTCTCCCCCAGTTACTTTCCAGCTCCGGGCTGGCTCAGGACCCGTGTTCCTCAGTGGCCAGGAACGTTATG AAGCATCAGACctaacctgggaggaggaggaggaggaggaagaagaaggggaggaagaggaagaggaggaggaagacgatGAGGATGAGGATGCAGATGTATCTCTGGAGGAGGAAAGCCCCGTCAAACAAGTCAAAAGGCTGGTGCCCCAGAAGCAGACGAGCGTGGCTAAG aaaaaaaagctggaaaaagAACAAGAGGAAATAAG GCACACGGGTATGGAAGTGCTGGAGGGTGGCATCACCTTTCTGGAAGAGCATTACAACGTTCTTATCTTGGGACCTAATTCCACTGAAGGCAATTCCTTCCACAGAATTCCATCCAAAATTCAGGGGAAATTATCTGCACTAAGATGCTTctcatggccaggtgcggtggctcatgcctgtaatcccagcactttgggaggccaaggcaggcggatcacttga
- the NPM2 gene encoding nucleoplasmin-2 isoform X4, which produces MHRVEILPPANQEDKKTQPVTIASLQASVLPMVTMVGVQLSPPVTFQLRAGSGPVFLSGQERYEASDLTWEEEEEEEEEGEEEEEEEEDDEDEDADVSLEEESPVKQVKRLVPQKQTSVAKKKKLEKEQEEIRHTGMEVLEGGITFLEEHYNVLILGPNSTEGNSFHRIPSKIQGKLSALRCFSWPGAVAHACNPSTLGGQGRRIT; this is translated from the exons ATGCATCGCGTGGAGATCCTGCCCCCAGCAAACCAGGAGGACAAGAAGACGCAGCCGGTCACCATTGCCTCGCTCCAGGCCTCAGTCCTCCCCATG GTCACCATGGTAGGGGTGCAGCTTTCTCCCCCAGTTACTTTCCAGCTCCGGGCTGGCTCAGGACCCGTGTTCCTCAGTGGCCAGGAACGTTATG AAGCATCAGACctaacctgggaggaggaggaggaggaggaagaagaaggggaggaagaggaagaggaggaggaagacgatGAGGATGAGGATGCAGATGTATCTCTGGAGGAGGAAAGCCCCGTCAAACAAGTCAAAAGGCTGGTGCCCCAGAAGCAGACGAGCGTGGCTAAG aaaaaaaagctggaaaaagAACAAGAGGAAATAAG GCACACGGGTATGGAAGTGCTGGAGGGTGGCATCACCTTTCTGGAAGAGCATTACAACGTTCTTATCTTGGGACCTAATTCCACTGAAGGCAATTCCTTCCACAGAATTCCATCCAAAATTCAGGGGAAATTATCTGCACTAAGATGCTTctcatggccaggtgcggtggctcatgcctgtaatcccagcactttgggaggccaaggcaggcggatcacttga